Within bacterium, the genomic segment TGGACATGCTGGTTCAATTCTTTTTTCCGATGGTTCAATCACTTCCTCTGTTTGGGCATAGAAAATACCCTTTCGCTTTCTTACAATTCTGGCTAATACTTTCTCGTCAGGAAGCGAACCATAAACGAAAATAGTTTTGCCTTCCTTGTGAGCTATCGCTGCACCACCATAAACGAGCTTTTCCGTGGATAGCTCAACCAAATTGCCTATTTCGATTTTTTCGGTGTCCATCACATTATGTTGATCGTTTTTTCTACAGTTTTTGAGAAGTAACCTTTTGAGCTATATGTAGCCTCGAATGAAAATATGAGATTGTATTTTCCAGGTTTTATGTCCAAGGGAATGTTTATTCGGAACATGTTTTCTCCTGCGGAAAGCCGCCTTTTGCGCTTCAGCAGTTGCCTTTTTATTCCATTGCCTTTTATGGTGACGGTTAGGTATGCATCTTCCGTAACGAATGCATGGATAAGAAATTGTCTGTCGTCATTTCTTGTTATTCTAAAGCTTTTAACATCCACGCCAACCCAGAAATACTGTGCGGATGCTCTTTCCGCGATAAAGATTTGCCCGAATCGGCGCCATATAGCTATTCCGCGCGGTTGGTCGAACTGGTCATCGCCCGTGCCGCAACTACCATAGGAAGTTAAATATCGTAATTTCCTGTCGAATTTGTGAATTTGGCATCTTGCCATGTCGGTAACGTTTATGTTGTCCAGGTAATCGAGCGCAAGATACTGGAGATTGGCGTCGGGCATTCCGAGTTTCCTCATAGATACTTCCCCGAGTCTTCTCCCATTTATGCGATTTAATTTTACTATTTTTTTGCCCGCTGAGTCAACGACAACGATGAAATTACCTTTATATGCCGACCATCTTATTGAGGATGCGTCCACATCAATTCCTCGAGGTGCAAACAAGCCCCTAAAGGTTTTGATTAGATTCCCGGATGTGTCGAAAACAAAAATGGCGCCAAGTTCACTGTCGGAAACATAAAGTGTTCCGCCGGGAATGCATGCTACATCAAAAGGTGCCGAAAGTATATCTTCGCCTATGGTTTTTACCCAATAAAGGCTGTCTTTTGGAATGTGGAGATGAACTATTCTTCTGTTGCCGGTATCTGCAACATAAACATCACCATCGGGAGTTGCGCATATTCCATGAGGATTTAGAAATTGTTCTCTTCCACTACCTTTGCTGCCGTAAAGTCCAAGTTTGTACATTGATTTGTTGTAGATAATCTGGCCTCGTCCGGAGTTAACCCCGAAAACCGTTACCTCATCATCGTCACGGGTGGTTTTGGGATTGTCCCAACTTTTGAGACGGGTAACAGCGATTCCCTGGGGGTTGTCGAAATCGGTGCGGTCTCCTAATAGCATGTCGAGTTTTTCTTCGGTACCCTTATGGAATCCCCAGGAATGCTTGAAAGGCGGGTAAAGATAGGTTGTCTCTTTTTGCTCGCAGTTCGCTATGCCCACAATAAGCAGAGCAAATAATGTTAGAATCGCACGATTCATGCCTTATCCATATCCGCGATGACTTTTTCATTCTCCTTGTTTCCCCCGAACTCTGTTGTGATGAATTTCCTCGCTATTTCAAGCGTTCTTTGTTCGGAGAACTTGCTTGTGGGAATACATAAAATATTTGCATCGAATTTTTCCCTTGCTATCTGTGCATCCTGCTCGTTTCCGACTATTACTGCGCGGATTCCTTTAAATCGATTCGCATGTATCATACTTCCGAAGCCGTCTTTGTCCATTATAATGCCAAATGTAGCCATGCCGTCTCTTAATTTTTCGCAAACGAGTTCAACCAGTTTTGCTGTCTCGGGTTTCTCGTTTCTCGCCTCGAAAACATTTATCGGCTTATATCCTTCCTGAGCAAGTTTTTCAGTCAGATACTTTAGGTGCGCTATGCCTGTTGTATCTGAAGCAAGCGCTACATTGTTTTTCGTTGACGGATGTTTTTCTTGACTTTTAAGGCTTTCGGGAATTTGTTCGACAGGCTTTATCATTATTCCTTTTCGCATTATGAAGTCTTTGGCGGAAGGGGTTACGATGAACTTTCCCTCGACAAGTATTGTTCCTCCATTGGGAACGAGTTTTTTTAGGGCGTCTTCTGTTACTAATACTGGAACACCAGTTCTTATGGGTTTTAGAATGGGATATTTTTTGTCAGAGGCTGGATTGTTCTTTTTTGAAACAGTTTTTTCCTGTTCGGGCGCAGTTTTCCCCAGTATCCGTGCTAATACTTCTTCAACTATTCTGTCGA encodes:
- a CDS encoding NHL repeat-containing protein, which encodes MNRAILTLFALLIVGIANCEQKETTYLYPPFKHSWGFHKGTEEKLDMLLGDRTDFDNPQGIAVTRLKSWDNPKTTRDDDEVTVFGVNSGRGQIIYNKSMYKLGLYGSKGSGREQFLNPHGICATPDGDVYVADTGNRRIVHLHIPKDSLYWVKTIGEDILSAPFDVACIPGGTLYVSDSELGAIFVFDTSGNLIKTFRGLFAPRGIDVDASSIRWSAYKGNFIVVVDSAGKKIVKLNRINGRRLGEVSMRKLGMPDANLQYLALDYLDNINVTDMARCQIHKFDRKLRYLTSYGSCGTGDDQFDQPRGIAIWRRFGQIFIAERASAQYFWVGVDVKSFRITRNDDRQFLIHAFVTEDAYLTVTIKGNGIKRQLLKRKRRLSAGENMFRINIPLDIKPGKYNLIFSFEATYSSKGYFSKTVEKTINIM
- a CDS encoding RpiB/LacA/LacB family sugar-phosphate isomerase codes for the protein MTKEELDRIVEEVLARILGKTAPEQEKTVSKKNNPASDKKYPILKPIRTGVPVLVTEDALKKLVPNGGTILVEGKFIVTPSAKDFIMRKGIMIKPVEQIPESLKSQEKHPSTKNNVALASDTTGIAHLKYLTEKLAQEGYKPINVFEARNEKPETAKLVELVCEKLRDGMATFGIIMDKDGFGSMIHANRFKGIRAVIVGNEQDAQIAREKFDANILCIPTSKFSEQRTLEIARKFITTEFGGNKENEKVIADMDKA